Part of the Petrotoga miotherma DSM 10691 genome is shown below.
GAAAAAGAAATTAGTATTGAACTGCCATTATGGCTACTCGATAAAAAAGAAGGCGAACTAAACCTTTTATTCTCTACAAAAGATTTCAATTTAGGCGATAATTCTTATACTGATGGCAAAAAATCTCTGAAAATTCCAGAGAAAATTGCTTTTGTATTTAAAATTAATTGATTCTCCTTGCTTGCATATATGGCTTTTTTAATGTTCTGTTATCTCACCCTTTAAAATATTAATTCCGTGTGGGATAAGATCTTTAATGGCTTCAAAACATTCTTTAACCGCTTTAGTGCTACCTGGAAAATTGATAATTAGAGTAAATTTTCTAATGCCACAAACTCCTCTAGAAAGATATGCCATTGGGGTATTCTCCGCTGTGGCATATCTGATTTTTTCCGGAATTCCCGGAACCTCTTTTTCGATAATGTTTTTCGTAGCCTCTGGCGTAACGTCTCTTGGAGCAAAACCTGTTCCTCCTGTTGTGAGTATTAAGTCTGCAATATTATTGTCGGATACTTCTTTTAATTTTTGTTCTATTTCTTCTTTTTCATCTGGAATTATTAGGTAAAGAGTTTTAATCCAACCTTCCTTTTCAATCATCTTAATTAGTAATTCACCACTTTTGTCTTGTCTTAAACCCTTTGATCCTTTATCACTTATTGTTATTATTGCTACTTTAATCATTACTTCCCCTCCTACTCTGAAACAATTGTTAATTTATCACCCGGAATCACGATGCCTCCTTCTAAAACTTTGGCGAAGATCCCCTCTGTCAGCATTATATTATCAGGATTGAATTCTCCTGCTTTCCCTATTTCGGTAATTTCGAGTAATACACTTTCACCTATTCTAAATTTGGTTCCTACAGGGTATTTGTATAACTCTATCCCTTCTATGGTTATATTCTGTGCGAAGTTGCAATATTTATCTTTTAAATTTAAATTCTTTTCTTTTACTATCTTTTCAAGACTTTCTACGCCCAACAGACTGACTTGCCTATGACTTCTTCCTGCATGATAGTCACCCTCTACACCATAGTTAGTTATAATGTTTATTTTATCTTGTTCTTTTTTGAGCATTCCTCTTTTCTCACATTTACAAACTTTGACAACTTTACCTTCTTTACTCACCGTTTTCTCTAACATAAGTTCCACTTTTACCTCCAGTCTTTTTGAGTAATTTTATATTTTTAATCACCATATCTTTATCTACAGCCTTACACATATCGTACACAGTTAAAGCCGCTATTGAAACACCAGTAAATGCTTCCATTTCAACCCCCGTTTTGCCTGTTGTTCTCACCGTTGCGTAGATACCTAAAGTTGTAGCATTTTCAAATTCAAATTTTATATCTATGCCGGTTATCAACAAAGGGTGACACATTGGGATTAACTCAGCTGTTTTCTTGACACCCATAATTCCAGCCACTCTTGCAGTTTCTAAAACAGCTCCTTTTTCTATCTGACCATTCTTTATCCTTTCAAGGGTTGAGTCTTTTAGCTTTATTTGTCCATAGGCTATAGCTTCTCTTTTGGTTTCGCCTTTATCTGTAACGTCAACCATCTTTGCCCTACCTTTTTCGTCTATATGAGTAAATTCTTTCATACCTATCCTCCAATTTGAGACATATTTTTCTTTGGGAAGAAATTATTTTTGTAAAAGTTGTGACTGATGGGTTTAAAAAGAAGAGCTTTTTCAAACTTTTCTCTCACACCTTCTGTAGAAATCTTCCCATCTTCATCGCGCATATTTACTTCAACATCGCTGGCAAGACAAGGCCTCAAAAATCCATCAGCGGTTAATCTCATCCGATTACATGTTGAACAAAAGTTATGACTAATAGCGGTGATAAACCCTACAGTTCCCCTTGCCCCAGGGACTTTGAAATCCTTTGAAGGGCCATTATTTTTTATATCTACAGGGACCATACCCATCTTATTGATAATTTTTTCCTTGAATTCGTTTAGAGATACATAATAATTACCAGAAAGAAGGCTTGTTTCACCCATAGGCATATATTCAATAAATCTCACGTGTAGATCTTTATCCTTTGTGAGTTCGACAAAACTTTCCAATTCACTATCGTTTAAACCCTTCATCACAACTGTATTAATCTTTACTGGACTTAAGCCAACTTCAAGTGCTGCTTTAATCCCTTCAATTGCTTGTGAAAACTCGCCCCTTCGAGTAATTGTTTTATAGGTATCGGGATTTAAAGAATCAAGACTTATGTTAACCCTAGACAAACCTGCCCTTTTCAAAGCAAAAGCATATTTTGGTAGAAGAACACCATTGGTTGTCATAGTAATATCTTCAAGTGCAGAAATTTTCCTTAACTCCTTGATTAAATCTACTACGCCTTGTCGAACAAGAGGCTCACCACCTGTGATACGAACTTTTTTTATACCAAGTTCAGTACCTACTTCAACAATTTTGATTATTTCTTCATATCGTAGAATACTGCTATGGGGCTTGAAAGTTACACCTTGAGGTGGCATACAATAAATACAACGTAGATTACATCTATCTGTTATCGATATTCTAAGATAATCGATACTTCTTCCATATTTATCAATCATTATAATTAAACTCTCCTTTTATGACATTACTTCTCCTGTATTATCTGTCCTATAACCACCTAATGCAATTACTTGATTTTTAAACTTTTCAGAACTAATCACCTCTATAATTTTTTTCATCCTTGTATCTTGTAGAAAGTCAGTTGGAATTATAAAATCATATCTTTCTTCTAAAAGAGGTATAAAATCCAAATCCATAGCATCGGCAGCTGCCTTTATCCCTAATCCTACATCTGCGGATTTATTTGCAACGGCTGCTGCAACAGCAGTGTGGGTGAATTCTTCTCTCTCGTATCCCCTAATTGATTTTGAAGGTATCCCCTTTTTGTTCAACCAATAGTCTAGTAATACACGCGTACCTGAACCTTTCTGTCTATTGATGAAGTTAATATCTGGACGGCTTAAATCCTCTATCTTTT
Proteins encoded:
- a CDS encoding MOSC domain-containing protein, with the protein product MLEKTVSKEGKVVKVCKCEKRGMLKKEQDKINIITNYGVEGDYHAGRSHRQVSLLGVESLEKIVKEKNLNLKDKYCNFAQNITIEGIELYKYPVGTKFRIGESVLLEITEIGKAGEFNPDNIMLTEGIFAKVLEGGIVIPGDKLTIVSE
- a CDS encoding MogA/MoaB family molybdenum cofactor biosynthesis protein yields the protein MIKVAIITISDKGSKGLRQDKSGELLIKMIEKEGWIKTLYLIIPDEKEEIEQKLKEVSDNNIADLILTTGGTGFAPRDVTPEATKNIIEKEVPGIPEKIRYATAENTPMAYLSRGVCGIRKFTLIINFPGSTKAVKECFEAIKDLIPHGINILKGEITEH
- the moaC gene encoding cyclic pyranopterin monophosphate synthase MoaC; its protein translation is MKEFTHIDEKGRAKMVDVTDKGETKREAIAYGQIKLKDSTLERIKNGQIEKGAVLETARVAGIMGVKKTAELIPMCHPLLITGIDIKFEFENATTLGIYATVRTTGKTGVEMEAFTGVSIAALTVYDMCKAVDKDMVIKNIKLLKKTGGKSGTYVRENGE
- the moaA gene encoding GTP 3',8-cyclase MoaA, translating into MIDKYGRSIDYLRISITDRCNLRCIYCMPPQGVTFKPHSSILRYEEIIKIVEVGTELGIKKVRITGGEPLVRQGVVDLIKELRKISALEDITMTTNGVLLPKYAFALKRAGLSRVNISLDSLNPDTYKTITRRGEFSQAIEGIKAALEVGLSPVKINTVVMKGLNDSELESFVELTKDKDLHVRFIEYMPMGETSLLSGNYYVSLNEFKEKIINKMGMVPVDIKNNGPSKDFKVPGARGTVGFITAISHNFCSTCNRMRLTADGFLRPCLASDVEVNMRDEDGKISTEGVREKFEKALLFKPISHNFYKNNFFPKKNMSQIGG